The DNA window AAACCaatctttttttgctttctgtcattTCATCTGACTTATTGTCCCAAAGAGGAACTCCAGTTCACAGTTTATAGCATAAATATGTAGTGGTAAACTAGTTAGATTTGATGCAGAATGTGAACATTTTGTCATTGTCTACCCACTCACATTCAATATTGTTTGAGGACTAGTAAATCCTTTTTTACTGGGAATGCTCCCTGTCTGTTCATTGCTTTTATGTGTTTACCCTGCAAGGCAGAAAGAATAATCCTAGGAATGGCAAAGTTAAAAtgcattggtttttttttttttttaccttttcaccTCTATTTCTCAGAATACAAAGATGCTGCCAGATGGTCAGCtaaagatgacatttttttcatctgtccATTTCACTATGTCTAATATATATTTgtctgtggtttggtttttattcaATGAAAGGAGATACTGATAAGAACTAGGTTAAGAGTCAGGAGACAAAACTTCTCTCTGCACAGAATATGAAAAGGGCAAGGCATAGTTGCCTCTTTTTGACTGTTGCTTAACTCTGAGTTGGGAGAATGATACGTGGTAGTTCAGCaccttttgctcttttttacttttgaagCTGTTTGGAGATTTCTTGACAGCTTTTGATTGTTGTTACTGTCTTCAGATGCATCAGTCAGCACAGATAGTGAGCCTGAAGCAAAAATGCCATATATTCAAGACTGAGTCACACTGGTGGAAATGCAAAACTGCTTCAGTCCGTCTTATGCAGATATTTTCTTAGTCTCCAGATGCATATGATCAGTAGATACACTGATAGTCCTCAGTATTAGACATCTTTGAAATTAACGTCATCAGTGGTACAGAATAGATGTTTGTGAATCAAATACGAAATCCACAGATTTCCTTAAAGACAGCAGACACCATCTTTCCACAGCCTCTACTGTTTGCCAGCACAAAAAATAGATGGGAGGACTGGGAGGTACAAAATAATCCCTTGAAAAGTCTGCTCTGGTCACAGGTGACCACTTATCTTCCAAAGATATCACAGTACCTCCATTTAACACTTGTTGCTACCTCTCATAAATCACAAAATCATCTTAACTTCTTTTCATAAGCTTTTGATACAGTTAAAAACCCTAGAGTACCAATTGTATTGGGAAGAGGCAAGTGAGATTTTGGGCATGGTGAATACCCCTAAAATATGAATCATTCACATGTTACAAAGACAATCTTCCACTGACAggaacatgggaaaaaaataactcctGGCATGTTTATTTATGGACTTGTTTAATACTAAACATGTGGAAAATCATCACCAATACATCACATCCCCACTACTATTTTGACAGACCCAAAAGAGATGATATTTTGGATGACATTGCTTTAATCTGCAGATTCTACACTGCTCGCCTCCAGGACCAGAAGATTGGAAACACATCTGATTCATTCAGGTCTTATGTACTCATACAATTATTTTCCaccactgaatttttatttgcaagtcCTAAAAGTTACTTGTAAAATGAATCTATGATTTAGTAGCCATGTGGATTACCAACATGAATCTAGATCTTGctaaaatgaagagaaatttaCAGTCTCTTGGAGAActccctcttctctccagcACATACCCCACCTTAGTTCtggtttctatttcttttctacCTCAGTCTGGAAGGTTCTTAAggcttattttcaaaaatacattttttgtaaaGGTGAGTGAATCTTCTAAGGCACAGGTAGATATATCAAAAATTAGTAGATGTGATAGAAGCCAGGAACAAACAAGACACAGATTAAATTTAGTGTTAGTTTTCCATGGGAAGTAGTGGAATTTACAGTCAGTCATTATTCAGATGAATGCACTAAATATAAAAGAGGAAATGGTTAATTGTACAGCAGCACTggtctgctctgctttttcaagCTCGTGATTTTCTGTTCCCATGTCATATGATAAGAGGCTGATTTTACTGCTCAGCTTGTTGTTAAGTTCTTTTGAAGTCTTCCACGAAAACAAGGTGACCTGATGTGTAAACTCCTTTAGCAAACTATCAGTTTTAATGTAGtgttgcccgtaacgaaaacacaaaccaacagagtgccggtttatgggtgctttattcggggccccgggaacctgaggactagcgtcccaagtcaggattccgaagaccctcattttcagttcagtttttatacctttacacaaacatgtctacgtgcagttcttacttgtaagcagttacacttagttacaaacacaaactcatatttcatactgataacaattggtaatcatctacttttaatcataaatctgtttaagttgtcctactccatagaaaccccatagaaactgttcagcaaacccttactgtatctaaggtaacaaatcgttatatacatgcttggctaaatcttttgattattgttcctacctcttcagtacattccattctcacgaacaaggctgctaacctactactttggagtgctgctctctaggcctactctcctactaagccttagccattctactactaaatttgaatcattctgcaacatgtccccccttttgagcattcttcaggcttttcctgcaaggatgctcAAATGTAGCAATCTTCaagctgcagtttcttgatGAACAGGAGGTGATCCATCTTGCGGtgagattacttcttttcttgttatggCTTTCATGATGCGTCTCGTATGTTGACCTTCTTTTACAATCATTCCTAAAAGACACTGCAGGACGGTATAACCTTTTTGTTGTGTCGCATCCCAAACTGTCGTCACTCCTTCTGTCATGGCTCGATCttgatctctccatctccatttgactttaacatctcttaattcagctccctggtcatcagaaaacagacaggttaaattcacatcagtgtactctggtacaaataaataaggatctgGGGTCTCAATTCTCACGGTGGTCTCTGCTAAACTCATCAACCCCAGGAATACTGCAATTCTCAATGGTTGGCTCGAAATACCATCCTTGTAGGTGAGAGAGGTTCTACCGACCACGAGACTGGAACCTTCTTGATTCGGGTGTAATGGATCCAATTGTCGATTCCCTCGACCTTCACCGCCGTGTAAGTGGTCATTATCACCTGGCGAGGACCGTCCCATGTTTCCTTTAACGGTTCCACCGACCAGTTTTTCACATAGACttggtctcctggagaaatgtcatgaacCGGATTCTCCAGGGGCAGAGGTCGATTCCACTGCAGcgctcctctgagggctgtgagagttttatttaaggatAACACATAGTTAAACACTGCTTGATCCCCCACCACATGAGGATCCCCTTGATAGGTAGCTGCATGATAGGGCTTGCCATACAATATTTCGTATGGACTTACTCCTATTCTCTCCCTGGGTTTAATCCTGATTCTCAGCAAGGCAAGAGGTAGCGCTTAGGGCCACgggatttttgcttcttgacaaATCTTCTTTAATTGACCCTTCAATGTCTGATTCATCCTCTCTACTTGTCCACTAGATTGCGGTCTCCATGGTGTATGGAGATTCCATGTTATTCCTAATATAGCAGATATTTCTTGCACTATCCCTGCGGTAAAGTGTGGCCCTCGATCAGATGATAACCCTAGAGGTACCCCAAATCTcggaataatttctctcagaagagtcttaactacttcctttgcttgattagtcctgcatggaaaggcttctggccatcctgaaaaggtacaaacatATACTAACAAATACTTATAGGATTGGGCCTTAggcaactcagaaaaatctatttgccaatagtctcctggtaactgtcctatctgtaactttcccatttgtacctgttttctgaccactgggttatttttaatacacatgggacacattgcatttaccctttttgctaatgttaacatctggtttgagagaacctcatttttcagaaattttaccattgcttctgcaccccagtggcACTTGTTATGTTCCGTCTCgagtactgctttcattattctgacaGGTAAGATTACTTGTCCTATGGGAGTAATGTACcaccctttaatatttttccttgcttttgttatttgagctaatttctcatcttcttgtgaataatatggtttttcttccatatatgcTATTGCTGGATTATTCCGAACGGGTAAAAGAGCCATCTGAGTCCATACCTCTCTGGCGGCTTGTTTAGCCGCTTGGTCAGCCTGTCGATTACCTTGAAATTCTCGTCCGGGATCAGTTTGATGTCCTCTGACATGCATTATTGCCACTGCCGAAGGCTTGTGTATTGCCTCTAGCaattgtaaaatttcttctcGATGTTTAATTGATGTCCCTTGAGAAGTAAGaagtcctctctctttccagagtGCTCCGTGAACATGAACTACtccaaaggcatatttggagTCAGTCCATATATTAACTCTCCTTCCTTGACTTAGTATTAAAGCTCTCACCAATGCCCAAATTTCGGCCTTTTGTGCAGACGTACCTGGGGGTAGTGCATTTGCTTCTATCACTCGTTGTAGAGTGACCACTGCATACCCAGCATACCTGGTGCCATTCTCCACAAAGCTAGATCCGTCAGTATACAACTCCCAGTCAGGATCTGTCAGTGGTTCATCCTTCAGGTCTTTTCTACTCGCGTAGACCTGTTCAATGGTCTCTACACAGTCGTGCTCCAGGACACCTTCTTCCTTTGTAGAcctaaggaattctgctgggttgagatggttagtgattttcagttcaacatCATCTTGCTCTCTTAACAGAGCCTGATATTGTAACATACGGCTAGAGGAGAGCCAATGcccccctttttgttccaaaactgcTATGACCATGTGGGGCACGTACACCACCATGTGTTTCCCCAGAGTCAATTTTCGTGCTTCTTGAATTAGAATAACCGTCGCTGCCACGGCTCTGAGGCACCCCGGCCATCCCCCACTTACTGCGTCCAGCTGTTTGGAGAAATACCCCACCGGTCTCTTCCAGGATCCCAACCGCTGAGTGAGTACTCCTAAAGCTGTTCGTTGTCTCTCGCAGacataaagctggaattctttggttaggtctggtagtcccagggcaggtgcttcctggagggctcttttcagttcctggaatgctttctcctgcttcgTCCCCCAGGTCAGCTTGGgctcttttactgcttcatatAATGGTCTGGCAGTCAGCCTAAAGTTGGGAATCCACAGCCTGCACCATCCGACCATTCCTAGAAAAGATCttaattcttgattatttcGGGGTACTGGGATAGCACATATTGCTTGTATACGATTTGCACCCAAACGCCGAACTCCTTGTGAAATTTCACATCCCAGATAAAtaacttttctgttttactagttgagccttttcttttgaaacctgGTAGCCTGCTTGCCCCAGCATGTTTAACAGTTCAATGGTTAACTGACGACAGAGTCCCTGTTCTGTAGCTCCCAGGAAGATGTCATCAACATACTGAagtattatatatgaaaaaggagattctttTACCTGAGTagtcttccattcttcaagttcttttgctaaCTGATTACCAAATATCATAGGTGAATATTTGAATCCTTGCGGTAACTGAGTCCAAGTAAGCTGTCGCTTCCGTCcagtctctgggttttcccattcaaaggcaaaaatcttccaactttcttgtgccagtggtatgcagaagaaggcatccttTAGATCAATcactgtaaaccactgaaatctctcagaaacagatgttaacaaGTTGTAAGGGTTAACTACAACCGAGTGGATATCTTTTATGATGAGATTTACTGCTCTCAAGTCTTGTACTAACCTATACTTACCATTAGgctttcttactggaaaaatgggagtattaaactctgactcacattcttttaatatccctAAAACTAGAAACTGTGAGATCATTGGGGCTATTCCTTTCCTAGCTTCTAAACTAATTGGGTATTGTCGCACTCTAACAGGTTgtgctccttcttttaattctattctaactggagtagcagctttggattttccagggaCCCCTGTTTCCCATACCCAGGGCACTACAGCCTGTTCTATTTCCTGCggtatctcttccttttctacctcttttaCAACAAAAATTTTTGCTAAGTTCTCTTCCGGAATTTCTATCTTGAcccttcctttttcaaatataattttagcttgCAAGGCTGAGAGCAGATCTCTTCCTAGCAAACATTCAGGACTATTGGGCATGTACAAAAATTGATGAtctaattcttttcctctaaatttgatATCTAGGGGTCTTAGAAACGTCTTTTCCTCTATTTGTCCTGAAACTCCTACCACCCATGCAGTTGAATCACTTAATAGCCCcatcaatttattcattgccGAAAAACTAGCTCCAATATCCATTCTAAATTCTGTCAACTCTCCCTCTACTAATAATTCCTGGTAAATTCTTAACCTTTTATAATCTCCAGACACATTCCGATCCCACTCGGGATCTTCCTGCAGCACgaaatcatttactgttccTCCCTTCGCTCCAACTGCTTCCCGCAAAGGGGTCATCAATCTAGGGGGTGAGGGCGAAAcgtctgtctcccttccccctccccgtctcttttctctactccttcccctttcttttcgcCCCCTCCGAGTCCGTTCTGCTAGCGGAGTTctatcaaaaccacattctcGCCCTCTCGTTACTTCCTCATCCGAGGACGATTCTAACGGGGGCATGGTGGGTGATCGTGCCCTCACATGTGAAGGGAGACTATCTCCCGGGGGCACACTTGGAGTTATGCTGGGGGAGACTAACAAaaacacatcttcctctggATCTTGACATCCTATACATTTATCATCCAATTCTTTTAACACCAACataccacattccttttgccattcaGTCTTACgttccaaataataaaacaaatctaaatacgGTATTTCATTCCACCTCTCATTCTCTCGTAAATTTTGCATCAAGGGGGTTATAATTTCCGAAGTTAATGTACCATTCCTAGgccactgcattccttctgttTCATATTGAGGCCatacattattacaataatcaatCAATTGTCTCTTACTTAACTCCTGTccgaaatttccttccttccaatgttttaacaagcaacCAAGCGGAGAATCGCTAGGGatatcattttctgcacaagatagtgccctaaaggttttaaaaggcatcatagtcacacacactgtacaatcacacaataaacagtacaatacgaacagcaaacagtacaatacaaatAGTAAACAGTTCGATACGAACAGTATAAACCAATACCTTCCTATACCAACTTGTCAAGTCTCGCTATGAGTGACAAGTGCTGGTTCAGCGCGGCTTTCGCCCCGTCTTACGACCAGCGCCTAGGCTTCCCAATAAAACCTTTGCCCAACCCAGCGGGTAAACTCACGGTCCCGTCTTATGGGCAGgctcccaaccaacaaacctgaaagaataaagcacctcCGGGCTTACCTGGATGGTTGTCCGGCGGGCGCGGGGTCGGGCACGGGTCGatgtctccccagaaatcacctGGTTGCCGGCATGGAGTGGATCAGCTCGTGAGCCGCCCCAGCTACCCCCGGAATCCCATCTGGTTGTCgccagaaaactgttgcccgtaacgaaaacacaaaccaacagagtgccggtttatgggtgctttattcggggccccgggaacctgaggactagcgtcccaagtcaggattccgaagaccctcattttcagttcagtttttatacctttacacaaacatgtctacgtgcagttcttacttgtaagcagttacacttagttacaaacacaaactcatatttcatactgataacaattggtaatcatctacttttaatcataaatctgtttaagttgtcctactccatagaaaccccatagaaactgttcagcaaacccttactgtatctaaggtaacaaatcgttatatacatgcttggctaaatcttttgattattgttcctacctcttcagtacattccattctcacgaacaaggctgctaacctactactttggagtgctgctctctaggcctactctcctactaagccttagccattctactactaaatttgaatcattctgcaacagtAGTACTTTTAAAATCTCCAATACTGCCAACAGTACATTTTCCTATAATGTTATCTTTAGGATGCGCATTGCTCCTTTAACAGAAGAGTTCAGTCTTTCTTATAGAGctataaaaaaatccctaaaaataCCAATTATACTTCTTGATTTGCAGGTACTCTTCATTAATTTCAACAATTAGTGGATTGGAATTGCTGTCACTATCTGTGACAGCACCTGGTCATCTAGAAATTTTTCTGATGAGAGAGATGTAATTATGCAAAATTGCaaaattataaacattttaatagaTGTAGTAGAAACACGGTTTTAATTAAGGCATTAAAAACATAACAGGCACCTATGAGTGCTGTTAAAAATCTCTGACAAATTTTGGTtgcttaagaaaagaaagttcaATATGACTCCTATTAAATTCTCTTCTCATTTCTCATATATATCTTCCATATCAGCAATCATTCAGCCTTTAATCCCTAAAAAACTGTCTGTGTTGTGCTTTATCTTAGCCAATTCTATGCTGACCCACATAATCAAGTCTTCATTTCCTCTAAGCTCTATTGTTTTAGCCTCATCATTTGTTAATTAAACGAATTAATTTGCTTAAGTTAAAAACACCTATTCCAGCCTCAGGCTGCTGGTGGTTTCCTTTGACTTAATACATTGCATAAAAGTCACCAGCCTTCCAGATATCACTTCACTGAACTTGGATTTGTTCCAAATTCAAAACTCTGCTGCTCACTTCTTTATTTCCTACCAAAAACCCCCATGGTCCTCAGTCATGAACTATAGCAATTTCTTGCATCCTCTACTAGGTCAGTTTATCTCTTAGAAAAAGTTAAACCAACTTGAGGAACCATTTAAGAGAGACCATTGCACAGTCAAAAAGCGGCATTGTGCCATCACAGATCTTCCATTCCCACTCTTTAAGCTGGCTAAGAACcaacattgttttgtttttcgaACTTGGCAACTAAGATTTGACAAAGGCAACCTATCTCCTCTGATAGGtttctatgcttttttttttctggagtagAGCCAAAGAGACACAACAGGGTTTTTAGTGGCAAATTAATACTTTCATACTTATTAATTTCAGCACTTAGCTCAAGCTTGACAATTCCATGGAGATAATCTTCTCCCTTTTCAAACCTGCCCTTTCCAGTTGCCTAGCTCCTCCCTAAAGTTGTTTCCCTAGCTCTAATAAGTGGATTTATTCTCCCAGTTTTCTACCTCAAGACAGGTCTCATCTCCCAAATGGCTAAAAGCCAATTTTCATGTCTTTCAAAAAGCAGTGGTCTCCCTGGTCTATGACTGTCACAGAAGCATACACATACTCTTGAATAAAACGGCATTCTACTACCTGAGTCACAAAACTTCCCTGAACTCAATCATTCTTTCTGAAAGCTATTCTGTATCCTTCTGCCTTCTGACCCTACATACAGTCCTTATTTACATGTACCATTTGTATTCAGATAAGTAGGTTTGCAAGTTCTATTTTTATGAAGGATGCAATGATTCATGGTCCACAGACCATGAACAATTCACACTGTAGTCAGCACTTCATTGTTTTGTAGGAAACTGTTGGATTGCCTTGTCCTCAATATTATTGACTGGGTTTATATTACTTTAAGGAACAGACATCAAAACTCCTTGTAAAAATTGCTGTTGAAGGATTGTAATTTGTCCTACAGCACTTGAAACCGAAAAGGAGCCTCTCCATTTGGATGCGATCCACACTATGGAAATGGACAACCCCTGTTTTGTGCAAAACTGGTTTGGATGCATTATATGTAGTTACCTCCAGCAGCAAATACTGAAAGAGACTGTCAAACTCCGCATCCATAAAGAAAAGATCTTGCAATTTATTTCAATGTACACTGTAccaaaacctttttgttttcttgaagcTGCAGGTCAGTGGACAGGGTCCTTATGCTGTGGATTGTAAACAGACGGAAGAACAAGGCAAGTTAATGCCCAGAAAGCTTTCCTAAACTGCATCATCATCCTGACAGCAGTCTTGATGTAAGCACAGACTGAACAGCTTTACAAAGCCTGCTGGAGTACAGAGTTCCTTCCTCTGTGGCTCTTTACAAAGGAAGAACCACAGGAAACTTCTCCACTTGCAGCCTCCTACTTTCTTCCTTTGTGGACTGGCAAATTCAGATATTCAAATTCAAATCTCTCATAAATGTCAAATGAGCTTTCCAGAGCtattgtgcttttctttttctagtttgCTTGGTTTTTCAGATAGAGTATTTTGCcactctatttttttaatattaaattatgaACCCACAAAGAAATGCCGTGGAgctaaaagcagaaataatccACGAGGTGTATTAAGAGACAGAACCTGCATAAATACAGATTGATTctcaaataaatttttaatcaaTGTTTGAGGCAGTTTGGGAAACATTTACTTTCTCTGACAAGAATTTATTGATGTGAGCAGAATCtgatataaatttaaaaaccaggtcttgaacaaaatattttgcaaatatttttgaatatttgcaAAATCAAGGGATTTATAATTCATTCTCCTTATTGACCTAAGCATGCCAAATTAGGGACATATTTTGACAACTGTGatggtttttatttcatatcaTGAATATCCCTAATGCAGTCACTGGAATTTCTTGCAGTGTACAGTATCAAATGATAATACATCTACTTCCATGTGAACCTTCCCAGAATAATCCCACGAAATTCAACTTccatagtttttcttttttttaatatattttaccttttgGAAAAACACATGAAAGCAGTGCcaactagaaataaaaatccttcaaaGTTGAAATGAACATTCACAGTTTACAATATCTACTGTAGATActtcatacattttttttctttttttttaagatcacaATATCCTAAAAAGCTGCAGATACTCACTACAAATAGACATAGCACCATTACATACCTGTGTTAGAGTAACAGGTATTTTCATGGAGTGGGGGAACGAGTGTGTAGTTATATATAGATAACCAAACTTTTCACATAGTTTATATGGCACTaagagaataaaagaataaaatcatttAATAGAAtacagaaaagagggaaaaaatctaGGGGgaaagctacaaaaaaaaaattaattggttGCCAACCATTGTACAAGCAGTAGCTttactttatttctctcttcaaGTCTTTCATTCTTATGTATGAGCATTCTTTTACTAGTAAACCCTAGAAGCTTCATACCTGCTACAAATCAATGTCactacaacaacaaaaacctaGCAAGCAACACAGAAGAGGtcccaaatattttacttaCCCTCACACAGTACCTCACTACTGAAATGTAGCTGCTTACAGAGAAGTAACCTGGCAGCTTTTCATTAATATCTGACAATATACAATGGTTTAGGATGGGACATTGAAGATTTTTTCATCAGGCAAAAAATCTatgaaaagtttaattttccAGGGTCAAATTTCatcactgttttttaaaatatttttcttatgttaaaaaaatgggatttttaacaTACTCAAATTTCAAGAACATCATAGTATATTTAATAAGCAAATGATCATACTTCAGTGTTGACTGAAGCAAGATGACACTGTGTGGTCACTCCTGCCACATCCTGAGAAGCCTTCCATCCACTATTTTTTAGCTGATGGGATCTTACTTAAGGTATTGCACTATTTTTGAACTATGCAAGGAACTGAAATGAtgaatttaatttcctgttGTGCAAAGAATATattatccagaaaaaaaaatcattattcttAATCCACACtagatttacattttttcaagGTAACCTCATGCAAATTTAGTGTTATTGAGAGCAACCCCCTGTAATCTACAGGGATCATTAACAGCAATGAGACAGGTACAGTGGAGAGAAGTCTCTGAAGCAATTAGTATGTAAGGAAATAAATTAGAGGGAAGTCTG is part of the Chiroxiphia lanceolata isolate bChiLan1 chromosome 1, bChiLan1.pri, whole genome shotgun sequence genome and encodes:
- the LOC116780391 gene encoding LOW QUALITY PROTEIN: uncharacterized protein LOC116780391 (The sequence of the model RefSeq protein was modified relative to this genomic sequence to represent the inferred CDS: deleted 1 base in 1 codon) gives rise to the protein MTPLREAVGAKGGTVNDFVLQEDPEWDRNVSGDYKRLRIYQELLVEGELTEFRMDIGASFSAMNKLMGLLSDSTAWVVGVSGQIEEKTFLRPLDIKFRGKELDHQFLYMPNSPECLLGRDLLSALQAKIIFEKGRVKIEIPEENLAKIFVVKEVEKEEIPQEIEQAVVPWVWETGVPGKSKAATPVRIELKEGAQPVRVRQYPISLEARKGIAPMISQFLVLGILKECESEFNTPIFPVRKPNGKYRLVQDLRAVNLIIKDIHSVVVNPYNLLTSVSERFQWFTVIDLKDAFFCIPLAQESWKIFAFEWENPETGRKRQLTWTQLPQGFKYSPMIFGNQLAKELEEWKTTQVKESPFSYIILQYVDDIFLGATEQGLCRQLTIELLNMLGQAGYQVSKEKAQLVKQKVIYLGCEISQGVRRLGANRIQAICAIPVPRNNQELRSFLGMVGWCRLWIPNFRLTARPLYEAVKEPKLTWGTKQEKAFQELKRALQEAPALGLPDLTKEFQLYVCERQRTALGVLTQRLGSWKRPVGYFSKQLDAVSGGWPGCLRAVAATVILIQEARKLTLGKHMVVYVPHMVIAVLEQKGGHWLSSSRMLQYQALLREQDDVELKITNHLNPAEFLRSTKEEGVLEHDCVETIEQVYASRKDLKDEPLTDPDWELYTDGSSFVENGTRYAGYAVVTLQRVIEANALPPGTSAQKAEIWALVRALILSQGRRVNIWTDSKYAFGVVHVHGALWKERGLLTSQGTSIKHREEILQLLEAIHKPSAVAIMHVRGHQTDPGREFQGNRQADQAAKQAAREDKIKPRERIGVSPYEILYGKPYHAATYQGDPHVVGDQAVFNYVLSLNKTLTALRGALQWNRPLPLENPVHDISPGDQVYVKNWSVEPLKETWDGPRQVIMTTYTAVKVEGIDNWIHYTRIKKVPVSWSVEPLSPTRMVFRANH